gtacatctccctgtttactattacaataaataaaaagctaTTTTCATATTAATCATCAAAGCTCTACGCCAGCTTGTCgggactggtttgtttgtcggacaaaatggcaGTCAGTCACAGGGGCACATAACATCGGtgttatgattggtcagattgcatgtcaatcaaactgcttgcgaagggtcaattgcaatatttaacaaaaatctTTTATTCACAAGTGCATTATACACAAGTCAAGTTGCACTGTAAAGCACAAAAAATTTAAACGGAGCAAATGTGAAAAcgtgagcaaacagaaaataaaaacggtTCAGAATGAATGGAAGAGCATCTCTACATTACGATTTGTCCAAATTAAAATCTTCACCTAGATCCTTTTAAATCAAACGCACTCTCTTGGGTTGATTATCAAACTGAGAAAGCAGACGACACAaaacatctgttttattttacaggtaTTTTGTAAAACTTTACATGACCAAGGTTCTGTGTTGTTTTATCCAAGGTCTTACAAATCAACTCAGTGCAAAAAAAAAGGGTTCATGACAACAATAATGTGTCAGTTTGATGCATGGACTGAACATTTTTAATAAGGCTCTACCAGaaaaaaaagatgtaaatgTGTGAATGTCAAGTGACCCAAAGAGTTGTTCTGTAGATGAAAGTAGTAAAACTCTAACACATCAGGCCCTGCATTAAAGCTAGTGTTGGTTTTTGACACCTTGTGGCTTTCCAGGCTTTTTGTCTTGTTGCAGCCCACGTCCAGTACCGGGAATACCTCTACCACGGCCTCCAAACACACCTAAAAGGACAGAGAGATATTATGTGACAACTTCAAAAACTGTGTTAACACAATATGATATTTCAGATTTTCATCCAGCAAATGaggaaattgaaataaaaattacCTCTGCCAGGTGCGCCTCCTCTGCCAGGTCCGCCTCCCCTGCCCTTTCCTTGTGGTTTGTTCTGCTGCATTCCACCCCGGCCACGTCCCTTTGACACTACTTCCTCTTTCACCATATCTATGATCTCATCAGGGATTCTTAAGTATTTAATGGTGCTTCCTCTGATGTAACATTCCGGCATCCTCCAAAACTTATCTCcatcctgtaaaaaaaaaaaattcacacaGATGACATCACTTACATTTCAACTAAAAGTTGTGTGACCTCTCAATCACAACAATGTTTAAAATACTCTTAAGACCCTTCAAGGGTGTCTTGAGGGCTTCTCTAGagactgtgttttatttacccGTGAGGTGCAAATAACTTCTCTCAAATTGATGTTCATCCAGTTGTCACAGCTGACCAGATGACCGTTGTATGTCTCACCATTCTTCAACTCCACCAGCTGGAAACAAAAGCAGGATGAAATACAACCTAGGAAATTGACAACTCCTTTAGGTGGTTTTACTCTatctaacaaaaatattgtGGAGGTACATTGATTGCATCATTTGATTTTGTGAATTTTTCGTATCAATTTCAGAAGTAAATATCATCTACCATCAACAACTTTGACTGCTACAGTTAagtccataaatatttggacagaggcacattttttgttattttagctgtgtaccAAAATTTATTCAAGTAACAGTTGTATAATGGATATTGGCTTAAAGTGAACATTCTCAGCTTTATTGAGtttattcacatccagattagctgaaggctTTAGGAATTGcagctctttaatatgtagCTTCCACCTTTTCaggggaccaaaagtaattggacagttgaatcaaaagCTGTTCTATGGACAGGTATGGGcatttccttaaataatttcttcataaatgaagcatatTAAAGGTCTGGACTGGAGTTGATGCTACGTGTGGCGTTTGCATTTGGAAACTGTTGCTGTGAGCCAatatcatggggttcagggagatctccatgcaagtgaaacagaccagttagatttaaaaaacacaacaaatccatcagaaagatgccaggaacattaagagcgacCAAATCAACAATTAGGTacattctgagaaaaaaaaacacaccgttCAGTTTAGCAACAAAAAATCCTGGATgtgtccatatgagatcaactgtccaattacttttggtcccctGAAAAAGGGGGAAGCTACATATTAAAGAGTTGTAATTCCTAAAGCCTTCatctaatctggatgtgaatacactcaataaagctgagagtgtgcactttaaacCAATATCCATTATATAACTGTTACTCGAATACATTTAGGTACATAgctaaaatagcaaaaaaatgtgcctctgttcAAATATTTATGGATCTAACTGTATATGGCTTTACAAGACCATAGCAGTATATTTTATACCAGAGACCTTGCAATTAAACCTTATTTTTTAAGCAGCTTTATATAGCTTCACCCAACTAAACCTTTACAAACTCAATTGCTATGATAGTCTGTGAAGgaaataaatgagaaatgtttcattcTTTACCATGATGCTAAATTAATACTGTTGATGTCGTTTGTAGACAAAACAAGCAGCACATGTGGTGCTTCATACTCACCATCGGATGGTTCTGTGCTGTCTTCAGTAAAGATAACGGGAGCTGGAAAACAAGAGAAGTCAAATAACGTTAAACCCGTTCATCACCTCGGACATTATTTGGATTTGACGCTGGTGATTAATTGTCGATAGAAAAAAGCACATGGAAACTCAAGTTGTGTGATCTAGCGGTCTATGTTTCTGTTTGCAGGAGTATGTATTAGCGTTCACAGAATTGTATTGTTTACACCAACAAGTGCAGATTTAATAAATCAAGATAGAAGGTTTCAAAAATCAGAAATCTCTTAATTGTTACAGGGCAAGAAAGTGAGCGCCAATCTACAACGCTCCATCATAATTCACAGATACTTCAAGACTAATAAGCAGTATTATGCGTATGCTTACCATGTCAGCCAAACGATTTGTTAATCTTATGTAACTGTGGATTAAATAGATTAATTTTGAAATCACAAAGGTTTGTTCTAAATCGAACGTACAACCCAAGCGGTCGAAATGACTGCGTTCAATTTACTTCCGGGTGAGACCGGAAGTTGTCAAAATAAGAGTTTAGGCTAGCGTTAAAGATGTTTGCGAGTCAAGATATTTACTTCAATTTTCGTGTGACTTGTTTTATTTAGGAACAGAGTCAACGTCCCAATAAAATGCTGTTTATTTCAAAATAGtgtcatatttttattgttttacattgAATTGCGGCAAATGAATGATAAAAACAATATGTACGAAATCAAATATGCAGCTTCAAGAGTCCACTACTGTCatgttcttttttgttgttgctttttcTTCTGATGCTTTTCTTGAGTTTTTCCTTTTAACTTTTCCTTTCGCTTCATTTTGTCAAGTTCATGTTTCCTTTTTTCTTCCAAATCTGGATCCTAtgatgtcaaaataaaaataggTCAAATATAAAACTGAATCAAACACAATTTCATTTAGCAGAATTTAACAGATCTTGCCTTTACAGAAAGTTTATGTTTAGAGCTCTACTTTCTGAcagtgtgaaaaaaaaaaaccctcacTTTTCCCTCTAGAATCATCCGTTTCCTTTTGTTGATGTTCTTCTTCTCATCAAAATCAGTTGCCTCCAGTTTCTACAACagaataaaatattatacaataaaacgCATGTTCtgtgtgaaacaaaaaaaatgaccaCTCATAAAATGGAGTCTCACAATTTCACATTGTCGTCTTGTTACGTTGACCTGCGTGAGGATCTTTAACACCTCTTTTTCTTCAACTGTAAACTCCTTCAATTTTGCctctaaaaatacaaacaatacaGTAAATCAATGCATGAAATGTAGACTGCAACACTTGAGAGTATGGGATGACTTTTAAAAATTAAGTGCCAGTTTAAAACGTATCTGTAAAATTGGTTTATTAGGCCCGGCCGACAGTTTCTGGGGTGAACTTACGTATCAGTTCCTCAATGGCACTGACAAGGTGGATGTCGTATTGTGTGACTAATGTAATGGATACACCATTTCGACCTGGACCACAGAAGAAGGACAATGTGAGCTAAAGCACAAAGGTTAACTAATGTTAAGAGCACTAATAGGTCAGCACTAAACTCACCAGCTCGAGCAGTTCGTCCCACTCTGTGGATGTAAGTTTTA
This portion of the Triplophysa rosa linkage group LG20, Trosa_1v2, whole genome shotgun sequence genome encodes:
- the lsm4 gene encoding U6 snRNA-associated Sm-like protein LSm4: MLPLSLLKTAQNHPMLVELKNGETYNGHLVSCDNWMNINLREVICTSRDGDKFWRMPECYIRGSTIKYLRIPDEIIDMVKEEVVSKGRGRGGMQQNKPQGKGRGGGPGRGGAPGRGVFGGRGRGIPGTGRGLQQDKKPGKPQGVKNQH